In Phycisphaerae bacterium RAS2, the DNA window TTGATTTGCGTTTCTTGCGAAAAGGAATTCCCGCCCGCAGCCGGCTGGACCTGCCCCGCCTGCGGACCGGACGAAGGCATTCTCGACGTGCAGTACGATCTGCCGCGCGTCCGGCAGACGCTGACCCGCGCGGCGCTGGCAACGCGGCCGCTGTCGCACTGGCGGTACGCGGAACTGCTTCCGGTCGCCGTGCCGCCGCCTGCGGGCATCGAGCAGATCGGGTGGACGCCGTTGGTCGACGCGCCGCGCCTGGCCGCTGCGCTGGGTATCGGGCGATTGCGACTGAAGGACGACGGCCGCAGCGCGTCGGCCTCGTTCAAGGACCGCGCCAGCAGCATCGGCGTCGCCCATGCCATTCAAACACTGGTTGCCACTGCTTCCCACCACGGCGGGTCTTCGACAAGCAGTGGCACAAGCAGAGATCGCGCTGACCCGCGCGCGACCCCCATCGCAATTCAGATCGCCTGCGCATCGACCGGCAACGCTGCCAGCAGTCTGGCACATTGCGCTGCCGCCGCGGGGCTGGCCTGCAACATCTTCGTGCCGCGGACCGTGCCCGAGGGCAAGCTGACGCAGCTGCTCGCCTACGGCGCCCGCGTCTTCAAGGTTATGGGCAGCTACGCCGAGGCATACGACCTCTGCACCACGGCCTGTGCCCGGTTCGGCTGGTACAACCGCAACTGCGCCGTGAATCCGTACCTCGTCGAGGGCAAGAAGACCGGCGGGCTGGAAGTTGCCGAGCAGTGCGCCGACGACCCGCCGGAGTGGGTGGCCGTGAGCATCGGCGACGGCTGCACGATCGCGGGAATCTACAAAGGTCTGCGCCAGATGCGCGAGGCGGGCGTCATCAGCTGGAACGCGCGCATGCTCGGCGTGCAGGCGGCCGGCGTCGCGCCGATCACGAACCTGTGGCAGCGGCTCATCGCCGGTGAATCGCTGGAGAAACTAACCAACCGCGAACTGCACTCTCGCGACACGACCTACGCTGACAGCATCAACTGCCCCGTGCCGCGCAACTGGCGCAAGGCGCTGGCCGCCCTGCGCGACAGCGGCGGGGCATGCGTCGCCGTCACCGACGAACAAATCATGGAGGCCGTGCGTACGACGGGCAGGCTGTCGGGCGTCTTCGCCGAGCCGGCGGCGGCGGCAGCGGTCGCGGGCATCGCCCAGGCCCGGCGCGACGGCATTCTCACCGAGCGGTCGAGCGTCGTCGCCATGATCACCGGCAACGGATTGAAGGACACGGCGGGCGCGCTGCGGGCAGTCGGCAAACCGCATGAAATCAAGCCGGATGTCGGTGAAGTGGAGCGAATCATACGCCAGGAGTGAATGGAGAACGGAGAACTGAGAAGGCAGGAGCGGTTTCAGGACTCCTCTCCCCCATAGGGGAGAGGGTGACACCAACCCTCGTTATTCTTAATTCGACATTCTACATTCAAAGACCATGTCCACCATCCTTACCAACGCCATTCTCTGCGACCTCGACCCGCCGCGGGTCCAGCTTGGCGCACTGCGCATCGAAGACGGTCTCATCACCCATCGCGGCAGATCGGTGCCGGCCGGGCGCGACGACGAGGTGATCGACCTGGGCGGCGCGGTGGTGATGCCCGGGCTGGTCAACGGCCACACGCATCTGTACTCGGCGCTGGCGGTGGGCATGCCTCCGTCGCCGAAGACGCCGCGAAACTTCCTGCAGATTCTCAAGTACGTCTGGTGGCGGCTGGATCAGGCGCTGGACGCCGAGAGCATCGAAATGTCAGCCCGCATCGGCGCGCTGGAGGCCCTGCGCTGCGGCACGACGACGCTCATCGACCATCACGCTTCGCCCTGCGCCATCGACGGCTCGCTCGACCGCATCGAGGCCGGCCTGCACGCCGTTGGTCTGCGCGGCGTGCTTTGTTATGAAACCACCGATCGCCACGGCCGGGCCGGGCGCGAAGCAGGCCTCGCGGAGAACGCGCGTTATATCGTAAAATGTCGCGATCACGGACGCGGGCGATTCGCCGGGCTGGTCGGCGCGCACGCCTGCTTCACGCTGGAGGATGAATCGCTGCGGGCCTTGGCCGACTTGTCGCAAAAAACGCGCTGCGGCGTGCACATCCACGTCGCCGAGGATCCGTGCGACGAACGCGCCTGCCGCCGACAGCATCGCAAGTCGCTGATCGCCCGCCTCACCGCGTTCGGCCTGCTCCACGAGCGATCCATTTTCGCGCACGGTACGCACCTGGACGCCGCGGCGATCAAACGCGTCCGCGCGGCGAAGGTCACGATGGCGCACAACGCCCGTTCGAACATGAACAACGCTGTCGGCTATGCGCCCGTCGCCGAATTCGGCCCGCGCGTCATGCTCGGCACCGACGGCATCGGCGCGAACATGTTTGGCGAGGCCCGGGCCGCATGGTTCATCGCGCGGCACAGCGGGTCGCGCCTCGCGCCCGGCGACATCGTCGCTATGTTGGCACAGAGCGCCCGACGCGCGTCGGCCTCGCTGGGCGTCACGCTTGGGAAGTTGCAGCCCCGCGCGGTCGCCGATGTGGTCATCACCAACCATCGCCCGTTCACACCGATCGACACGAGCAACCTCACGGGCCACCTGCTGTTTGGCCTCGGCCCGCAACATGTCGAGTCGGTCATGATCGGCGGCCGCTGGAAACTCCGCGGCGGCAAGGTGCTGGAGTGCGATGAAGTCGGCGCGCGCGAAGCGGCTGTAGGGATTTCAAAGCGGATGTGGAAAAAAATGGAAAATTTCAAGTAACGATTGCAGCTTGCCTGCTATGTTGTTCAAGTTAGAAAAAATCATTCCCGGCGAACTGGCATATCCGATGCCGTTGGTGACGCGCATTGTCGTATGGACAGCTCTTTGCGCCGGGTGCGCTGGGCCGTCGATCCTCCTGGCAGTCCTCGTCCGCGCGAACCATCTCGCGTTGGCGATTAGTTGTATTGCTTTTGTCGCGGCCTACGTTGTACTCACGGGCACCGAATTCTGGATTTCACTCTGGCAGCGCGACTCGGCTCGCCGTGCGATTATTGCCGGGTTCACTTTGCGAATCCTGGCGTCCATTGTCTTTCCGCTCGGAATGATGCTCGACATGATTCCCGGTATGCTCATTGCTGAATTGGTCGGATTCGATACAGAGAACTTCCATGAATTGAGCGCAGCCCAGACATTCGTCATGGCGTTCTTATTCGGCATTTCGATGAACTTCATCTTGTGGCTCGGCATCGCGATGCTCTATCCGATCACATACCGAATCAAGCCATCGAAACGGCCAGCCGGCGTCTGCAAGCGCTGCGGCTATGACCTCCGCGCCAGTCCGATCCGTTGCCCTGAATGCGGCGAACCGACGCCAGCGGCGGCGCTCCCGTCAGTCGAAGCACCTCCCGGCGCTCCTCGCCACAGCGAGTCCCAGACCTGACGGTCGCGGCTCGGATCGACGCGCGGCTGTTTTCAATCCGTTAAATCGTCCGGCGTGTCTGCATCGCGCAGCACGGCGTCGGTCGGCAAGTCCACGAGCCGCACGCGGTCGGCGAACTCTCGCGTCAGCGCATTCAATCCGCCGTCGCACGCTGGCGACATCACGAAAGGAATCAACTCGACGGGGAAAATGATCGGATGCCCGCGACGGCCGCCGTGCGACGCGATGATGATCGGTGGCCGGCCGTGGGCGCAATCGCTCGCGCCGCTCGTTTTCGATTCGCGCGAGATCGCCGCGAGGTACGCGCCGGCGCACGCGGCGAACGCATCGGTCGTCAGCCCTGGATAATCGCCGGGGCAGACAAGGATGCCGTCGTGCGGCGAGAATTCGCCAATTCCCGCACGACCCCGGCCCCAGGTCTCTCCCAGCGCACGCAGACCGATTCGCACTGAATCAATCATCTCCGACGATTCGTCTTCGTTGAACGCGATGCGGATCCTGCCGTGCGACGATTCTATCTTCGTTGCGCCCAGCGCGTCGGCAATCGCGCGGCGCGTCACGACCATGACGCCGGCGATGGCATCGACCGCCGCCATCGACTCCGCCAACCGCAACACCATCGGCTGGCCGTTGACGGCGATCAACTGCTTTGGCCGACCCATGCGCCGCGACAAACCCGCAGCCGGGATCATGGCGAAGATTCGATCGCGATCGTTCATACTTGCCTATCCGAGCAGCGACCATCAGGACTGGGACTCGCTGTGACAAGGAGCGCCGCGCGGCGTCCGGGACTCGCGCACACGTCCGATCCTGGACAGCCTCCATCGCTTGCTGCGTTTCCCGGCGCTCCCTTACGGTCGCGGCTCGGACTATTGATGCACGTTGACCTGATTCACGCGCGACGCATCCAGCACGCCCGTCAGCAGATGCCGCATCGTGTGATACGCCCAAAGGTTCAGCGTGTGTTCGCCCTCCAGCGGCGAGTGCGCGTGCAACGCCTTCAGCGCGTGGGTCGCACCGTCGAACTCCGCGACGACCACGCCGTCATCCAGCACCAGATGCCCGTCGGCCGCCATCAATCGAAACACGCGGCCCTTGATCCGCCCGCGAATCCACGGCCCCTGCACCGATTGCCCGATGACAAACCCATCGCGCGGGGCGGCCTGCTCCCACGAGCGCTCGCTGCCGAAGAACGTCGGCTTCTTGATGTACGGCCCGCCGTACTCGGGGCAGAACGTGTCGCAGTTGCCGCACTCGTTGCAGAAGTCGCTGTAGCAGGCGATCTGCATCGACTCGGTGATTTCAAACCGCCGTGAGTCGCCGTTGCGATGCGTGAGTCTGTCGCTGCGCGATTCGCCGTCAAGCGGCGAGACAAGGATATCGTGATAGTCGAAGGCAATCTTGGGCGTGGGGTAGGTGAAGTTTGCCGCGTTCGGGCAGACGGGCATGCACTTGTCGCAGGTGATGCAGTCGAAGGTCTCCAGGTGTGAGTCGATGCGTTTGGGGACTTTGCGATTTTGCGCCGCATGGTAGCGAGGGTCGTTACCGATGCCTGCGACTTCGAAAGTGGTATTCCAAACGGAGGATTCGGCCACGCTCAATCTCGTTCGCGGCGCCGAAAGCATCCGTATCAACTCCTCGTTAGGCCGCTCAACCTGGCAATCATCAGGAATCCTTTTTCGAACTTGTGCGCGATGTAAAATGAACTCGGGGATTGTTCTTGCACCCCCTGATTTCTTCATCTGCGAAATGAGTCCTTCAAGAAGACTCTGCATTCTGCCATACCCTCCGGGGCGCAGGAGATCGGTGCTCACCGTGATTGGAACAAATCCGCACGCAACTACGTTCGGGAAATTCGCCGCACTGATCCCCGCGCTGAAGGAGATGGGAAACTCCGCGCCCATCGCCCGGCGAAACTCGTCCGTGAGTGTCATTGTAATGACATGCAGCGGCTGGCCCGACAGGTACATCACCTTGTTGTCCGGCGTGAAGAAATCGCGGTGGTTGAGCACCTCCAGCGTGTTGCTGAATTTCGCGCCGAACGTCCGCCCGCGCGCCGCCGCGAAGCCCGACAACCGCCGGCAGAGCTGCACGCCTTCGTCAAATCCCAGCCCCGTTCGATACGCTTCGGGGTTCACGGTCAATTCGGTGTAGCCCAGCACGTCGTGCAGCAAGTGCTCCAGCCGCTCCTTGCCGAGCATCGGCGGGTTCATCTTCACGATCACGTTGAAGTCGTACTCGCCCATCAGGAATTCGCAGATGCGCTCAATCTCGTCGGCCGGGCAACCGTGAAACGTCGAGAGCGTGATGCTGTCGCTGATGCGCGCGGGATACTCCAGCTTGCGCGCGGCGGCGAATTCCACTGGGATCTCCGCGCGAAGCTGTTCCACCATCGGTCGCGCGTCGATCATCGCATCGAGGAACCCGCGCACCGCCTCGCCTCGAATGCCCGCGAGGTCGTACCCGACGCTCAAGTCGTACACCACGTCGCCCGCCGGGCCGCGATTGCCCGCCGGCCCGTCGGGGTGCGCAGATCGAAACATGTCGATCAGCATGGCCCCGGCCACGTATTCGCGGATCGATTCGGCGATGCGCAGCTCCTGCGACCACTCGATGTTGTAGCCCACGTTGGTCACGTCGATGCAGGGGCGGCCGATCGTCAACCGATCGTTCACCTGCACCGTCTTGAGTTCGAGGATGCGCCCGCCCGCGACGTAGCTTAACAGGATGTTCTGCGCCATCTGCGTGTGCGGCCCGGCGGCGGGACCGAGCGGATTGCCGGCGCGATGCCCGTGAAACGCGACCGACAAGTCCGGCCCGTCGGCTGCGGGCGCGTACCAGCGATTGCGCGGCAATTCGAACAGCGCATCCTGCCGCGACGGTTCGAGGTACAACCGTCTTACGAGGTCCGCAAACGGCGCCGGGACAAGTTCGGCCATGTTGTCATTGTACCACCGGCTCCCACTCTCGGCGTCGATTCCCGTATAATCAAAGTGCCATGTCCGCACCTGCTCACGCTTCCTCGTCCGTCGCCTTCACGCTGAACGGCCAATCCGTCTCCACGCCCCACGGTGACCGCAGCCTCCTCGACGTGCTGCGCGAGGACTTCGACATCATCTCGCCGAAGAACGGCTGCCAGCCGATGGGTCAGTGCGGCTGCTGCACGATCCTGATTGACGGCAAGCCGCGACTAAGTTGCACGATCAAGGCCTCGGTCGCGGCGGGTAAGAACGTGACCACGCTGGAAGGATTGCCCGAAAGTAAGCGTCAGCAAATCGCCGACTGCTTCGTCCACGCCGGCGCGGTTCAGTGCGGCTTTTGCATCCCCGGCATTGCCATGCGGGCGCATGCTTTGTGTGAGAAAAATGCCGCACCGACTCACGATCAGATCACCGGCGATCTGCGTGCTCATCTCTGCCGCTGCACGGGCTACACCAAGATTGTCGACGCGATCGACCTGCTCGCCCGCGTCCGCGGCGGCGAGCCGATGCCGTCCAACGGCTGCGCCGGAAAAGTCGGCGAACGCCTGCATCGTTACACCGGTCACGACGCGGCGCTCGGTATGCGCCGCTACATCGACGACATCAAGGTGCCCGGCATGGTCCATGCCGCGCCGCGGTTGAGCGATCATCCGCGCGCGCTGGTGAAGAAAATCAATACCGCGCCGGCCATGGCCGTGCCCGGCGTGCTGCGCGTCGTCACGGCGGCGGATGTGCCGGGTAATCGAATTGTCGGACTCATCACGCAGGACTGGCCGGTCTTCGTCGCCGAGGGCGAGGAGACGCGCTACGTCGGCGACGTGTTGGCGTTTGTCGTGGCGACGGATGTTCATGCGGCGCGGTACGCGGCGGATCAGATCGAGATTGAATACGACATTCGCGCACCGGTCACAACGCCGGATGAGGCACTGAAGCCTGGCGCGCCGAAGATTCACCCCGGCGGCAATTTGCTTTCCAAAGCGGCGCTCGTGCGCGGCGAACCCGATGCGGTACTGGCAGCTTCCGCGCACGTCGTCGAAAACGTCTGGCAAACCCAGTGCATTGAGCACATGTATCTCGAACCCGAAGCGGCCATCGCCATCCCCGACGGCGACGGACTAAAATTGCTCACCCAGGGCCAGGGCATTTTCGACGATCGTCGTCAGACGGCGAAGGTGCTTGGCTGGCCGATCGAGCGCGTCCGCGCCGAACTGGTGTCCAACGGCGGCGCGTTCGGCGGGAAGGAAGACATGAGCGTTCAGGCGCAGACCGCATTGTGCGCCGTGCTGGTGAACAAACCCGTCAAATGCGTCCTGACGCGCGAGCAATCGTTACGGCTGCATCCGAAGCGCCATCCGGTGCGCATCTCCCTGAAGGTCGGCTGCGATGCCGAAGGGCGACTCACCGCCGCGCGCGTGCGCATCATCGGCGACAAGGGCGCGTACGCATCCGTCGGCGCGAAGGTGCTGGAGCGCGCCGCGGGTCACGCCATCGGCCCGTACAAGTGCGAGAACATCGACATCGAGTCGCTCGCCGTGTACACCAACAATCCGCCGAATGGGGCGATGCGCGGCTTCGGCGCGAATCAGGCCGCCTACGCCATCGAAGGCGCGCTCGACATGCTCGCCGCGAAGGTCGGCATCGACGGCTGGGAGATTCGCTGGCGAAACATCCTGCGACCCGGCGATCGTTTCTGCACCGGGCAGCGGCTGACCAAACCGTTCGGCCTGGAGCAGACGCTCCTCGCGGTGCGCGACGCCTATCGCGCTGAAAAATTCGCCGGCATCGCCTGCGGCATCAAGAACGTCGGCATCGGCAACGGCCTGCCCGAAATCGGCTGCGCGAGTCTGACGGTCGAAACCGACGGCCGCATCACGCTCCGAACCGGTCACACCGAAATGGGCCAGGGCTTGTTCACCATCGCGATTCAAACCGCCGTGCAGGAGACCGGCCTGCCGCATGAGATTTTCACCGCCCGATGCGATACGTCCGACCCCAACGACAGCGGTCAGACGACCGGCAGTCGCGGTACAGTGCTGACCTGCCACGCGGTGATCGACGCATGCAAGAAACTGAACGCGGACTTGAAGCAACTGAACTGGCCTACCGATACCGAGCCGACCGCCAACGAGCCGCGGGCATGTGCTAACGAGCCGCGGGCTTCAGCCCGCGCGGCCATGCAAGCGCTCGCAACCCTCGCCGGCCGAAAATACCTCGGCCGCTGGGAGTGCTACAAGACCGACAAGTTCGGCGCGGACGTGCCCGAGCCGAAGACGCACCTCACCTACGGATTTGCGACACAGGTCTGTATTCTCGACGAGACCGGGCGGATCAAGAAGTTCATCGCCGCCCACGACGTCGGCCGCGTGATGAACCCGACGCTGCTGGAAGGCCAGCTCGAAGGCTCGATCCACATGGGCCTGGGCTACGCGCTCACGGAGGAGATGGTCTACGACGGCGGCCGTCTGGTGACGGACGACGTGAAATCCTGCGGCGTGCTGCGGGCGCATCACATGCCGCCGATCGAAATGGTCCTCGTCGAAGTGCCCGATCCGGACTGCCCCTACGGCGCGCGCGGCGTCGCCGAGATCGGCCTCGTGCCGACCGCCCCCGCTGTGGCCGGCGCGCTGGCGAAGTTCGAGGGCTTCCACCGCACAACGCTGCCGATGAAAGACTCCCCTGCGGCGAAAGCCATCCTCGGGCCTCGCGCGAGTTGACGGCGACTCGGAGCGCGCTCATGTGCGATTTCATCACCGTCGCGGTGCACGAAGATGATCTCGGGCAGTTGCACTCCACCTTGCCCGAGCGATTCAGGCTGCATACGCAAGATCATCCACAGTTGAGCCCTATGCTCCCGGCTGGATTTGTTCAACGTTACGTCACCGAGCAGGATGCGGATTGTTCCTGCGGGCTTCACGGGGTGGATCATGAATCCGTGACACGTGCGCAGAATGAGTTGGCCCATTTCCAAACGCGAAAGCAAAAGGCCGGTTGGTCCGAAGCCAAGATCGAACGCGCGGCCGCATCGTTGCGATGTTCACTCGAAAAGGCCGAGCATGATGACTGGGTCGGAATCGATCCGGACATCGCTGTTTGGCTGCGAGCCGTAGGGCCGCTGGTCCGCGGATTGTACCTGCTCATTCACAGCTACAACGGCGGCGTCGATACAGAACGCCTGAAGCTCACGCGGGCCCGATTGAGCTTCACTAAATTGTGCGATCGGTCGTTCGTCACGCCGGAAGATGTGTTGCTGGAGTTATCGTAATTGTGCGGAGTTTTTGGAACGAATGAGTGAACTCGCCCCGGTGCTGGACGCCCTGCTCGCCGACCTCGACGCCGGTCGGCCGGTCGCGCTCTGCACCGTCGTCTGCACGCGCGGCAGCACGCCGCGGGCGCCGGGAGCGACGATGCTTGTCCGCGCTGACGGCAAAACGCTCGGCACGCTCGGCGGCGGCTGCGTCGAGGCCGAGGTTCGCAAACGCGCGTTTGAAATGCTTCGCGCCAACCGGAGCGGCCTCCTCGATTTCACGCTCGATCACGACTACGGCTGGGACGACGGCCTTATCTGCGGCGGGCGCATGTTCATCGGTGTGATGCCGATGTCGCGCGAGACCGATGCCGCGCCCTACCGCGCCGCCCTCACCGCCACGCGTGCGCGACAGCCGGCGACGTTTCCCATCGTCATCAGCAACGCGCCACCCGAAGGCAAGACAGGCGGCAATGGAAGTGCCGTAACGCAACACTCGCCCGCAGCGAATGTCGCATCGGTCATGCCACGACGCGAGCGTTACACCGTGCATCTCGAAGTACCGCCGACGCTGCTCATTGCCGGGGCGGGTCACGTCGGCCAGGCACTGGCCAAGCTGGCGGTTGACCTGGACTTTCACGTCGTCGTCATTGACGACCGCGCCGACTACGCCGCGTGCGAGCGATTCGATTCTCGCGTCGAACTGGTGGTCGGCGACATCGCCGCTGCGCTGCGAACCCGCGCGATCGACTCCGGTTGCTACGTCGTCATCGTCACGCGCGGCCATCAGAATGATGAGAAGGCCCTCGACGCGGTGATCCGTTCAACCGCCGGTTACATTGGTTTGATCGGCAGCAGGCGAAAGAGCCGATTGATTCTCGACGATTTGCGCGCGGCTGGCGTGCCCGATGAACTCCTCGCGCGCGTGCATACGCCGATCGGACTTCCGATCAACGCGGTGACGGTTCCGGAAATCGCGGTCAGTATCGCGGCGGAACTGGTGCAGGTGCGCCGCACTCAACTTCCGGCGCTGGTCGAAGGGCCGGTGGAAACACAATAAGCCGCGGGCTTCAGCTCGCGGCCCTTTGAGTATTACGCGCTTTGCGCCAATCGGTGATAAATCAACCTCGCCAGCACGCGGCGACGATAGACGGCAGTGGATCGCATATCGTCGATTGGCGAAATATCACCGGCAAGCAATGATTCAATTTCATCGGGCCTCGTGAAGATCCGGCCCGAGTCCAGCGCAGATTCCAACATGCGACAGCGCACGACCGTTGGCGCAACGCTGTTGGCGACAACCCGCCAAGAGCCGGCAGCGTCCGGCGCACCGGATGCCCGCTCGCCCACTACGGCGGATCTTCGACTCGCGCTCGGGGCCGGGATTGCGTGACCCCTGGTCACTGACATCTGACCACTGACCACTGCCCTCCTCACCATCGCCACACCGACTTTCGTAATCGCCTGCGCCCGCCGCGCGCCGACTTTGTGAAACCACTGCACGCCCCATGTCGGCGGCGGCAGACGAATCGCCACGATCAGCTCATCCGCCGCCCGCACGCTCTTGCGATAACCGGTGAAATACTCGTCGAGTCGAACCTCGCGCCGGCCGCGCACCGACGCAAGTGTCACAGTTGCGTCATACGCCATCAGCACCGGCACGCCGTCCGCCGCCGGCGAGCCATTGCCAACGTTGCCCGCCCAGGTGCCGCGCGTCTGAATCTGCACCGCGCCGACCTGCCGCGCCGCCTCGGCCAACAAGGGATACGCCGCCGCCGCCTCGCGCGACTGCATCACATCCCAGTAAGTCGTCAGCCCGCCGAGCGTCAGCGACGCGCCGTCGCCGACGCCGGTCCATTCCATCACGGCCAGCTCGCGCACGCGCGACAGGTCCAGCAGCGTCAACTTATCCTTCGCGCGATGATGCCACGACACCATCACGTCCGTGCCGCCGGCGATCGGCGTCACCGGCTCCCCGCGCGAGGCCGAGTCGGCCAGCATCATCAGCGCTTCATCCAATCCTCGCGGTGACAGCACTCTCACGGCCGCGATCCCCCCCGATCACCCGGCCCGGGGCGCGCCACGCCGCGCATCGGAATGCCGCGTAACGTCAACGCCGCCTCGGCACCCGCCACGACGCCGTCGTACCCCGTGCAGCGGCACAAGTTGCCGCTCAAGAACTCCCGCAAATCGACATTCGACGCAATCTCCGGCCGCTCCAGCAGCCAGCGGATGCTCATCACAATCCCCGGCGTGCAGGCGCCGCATTGCGATGTGCCCGTCACGTTCAACGCGCTCGCCACGTCCGCCGCCACGCTCTCCACGGTCGTCACGACACGTCCGGCAGCCTGGAACGCCGGCACGAGACACGAATTTACCAACAAGCCGTCCAGGATGACGCTGCACGCGCCGCACTCACCCTCGCCGCA includes these proteins:
- the cdhC gene encoding Caffeine dehydrogenase subunit gamma — its product is MANSANDRAGPGAGESGATETFNMSFTLNGAPVSRRVPLDARLLDVLRYDCACPGTKEGCGEGECGACSVILDGLLVNSCLVPAFQAAGRVVTTVESVAADVASALNVTGTSQCGACTPGIVMSIRWLLERPEIASNVDLREFLSGNLCRCTGYDGVVAGAEAALTLRGIPMRGVARPGPGDRGGSRP